The following proteins come from a genomic window of Pichia kudriavzevii chromosome 1, complete sequence:
- a CDS encoding uncharacterized protein (PKUD0A03140) — MSDTTSQRNHQEQVPGGANAHITNDRNLTPRTLEEAGITLHPDGHYTLPAVEVQYRGGHTQTLLIDVGSMMVQPTVITTTSLATVSDLLRNRGNGTSNNSERGNQDLFDSAGQNFFPPSHTQASFADGPVSSDQHTDNSAREAPTTNNSTTDSENRRPIRGLDYPAFDVSSNGIYNDDSQPASRILGRLFERALGTRASSIPPTQTTNTPSRNTPEVSTEEADTTTSSSTLHTVSPSTMNPVHQTPSESRNIILTVNYVYGSNSDNNSGSLLLYVPNIDDNNEENVGVLVRLTTEIALRTIATALKKSAGVSKEIFDQLEVKRVEELNESDSECPICYDKYVNKDECSTMKRKRVDGEEEPKNGYIKRAKNNSGESTPLEDSSKDEPKEEGSKSSLKHYPVAMKCGHIFGASCLQEWLKTNNSCPLCRDKLPNKLETENNGARYITITLPNLARIIGISRPLIQNFNNRQMTFTLSDDQDSVPNDIVIDTRSPFPNTSNTAPTLDIPERSPQIGETNSTNSAGGNNGNTPNNGQSLLNFIRDVISSFAPRNTSGNGRVTQHTPRPFRSVSRTPPQFGGIFPPLGVESRRTANGVETRELSSLDNSSTVSMAERVREATRPGDSNEEGTNFQHEHASGVRPSNDNSSTDTNTGTNP; from the coding sequence ATGTCCGACACAACTTCACAAAGAAACCATCAGGAACAAGTACCAGGAGGAGCAAATGCCCATATTACTAATGACAGAAACCTAACTCCAAGGACGCTCGAGGAAGCAGGGATTACACTACACCCCGATGGTCATTACACATTGCCTGCTGTTGAAGTTCAGTATAGAGGCGGTCATACACAGACTTTATTGATTGATGTGGGAAGTATGATGGTCCAGCCTACTGTTATAACTACCACATCATTAGCAACTGTAAGTGATTTATTACGAAATCGTGGGAACGGGACATCGAATAATTCTGAACGTGGGAACCAAGACTTGTTTGATTCAGCAGGCCAAAACTTTTTTCCACCATCTCATACACAAGCTAGTTTTGCAGATGGACCGGTGAGTAGTGATCAACACACTGACAATTCAGCAAGAGAGGCACCAACGACAAATAACAGTACTACGGATAGTGAGAACCGCCGACCAATAAGAGGTTTAGATTATCCTGCATTTGACGTATCATCTAATGGGATCTACAATGATGATTCACAACCGGCCTCTAGAATTTTAGGACGTTTATTTGAGCGTGCACTAGGAACAAGGGCATCCAGCATCCCTCCAACCCAAACCACGAATACCCCATCTAGGAATACACCAGAGGTATCGACAGAAGAAGCCGAtacaacaacatcatcatcaactttaCATACAGTGTCACCATCCACAATGAATCCAGTACACCAAACACCCTCAGAATCTAGAAATATTATTCTAACAGTTAACTATGTCTACGGGTCAAACTCTGATAACAACAGTGGGTCACTGCTTTTATATGTTCCAAACATTGACGataacaatgaagaaaatgttgGAGTTTTGGTAAGGTTGACTACAGAGATTGCTTTGAGGACTATCGCAACCGCACTAAAAAAATCAGCAGGTGTTTCCAAAGAAATATTTGATCAGCTGGAAGTCAAAAGAGTGGAAGAATTAAACGAATCAGATAGTGAATGTCCAATTTGTTATGATAAATACGTGAATAAAGATGAATGTAGTACaatgaagaggaaaagggttgatggagaagaagaaccaaaaaatGGTTATATTAAGCGGGCAAAGAATAATTCTGGTGAGTCTACCCCTCTTGAGGATTCTTCCAAGGACGAACCGAAGGAGGAAGGTTCCAAATCATCCTTGAAACATTACCCTGTTGCTATGAAGTGTGGCCATATTTTTGGGGCTTCGTGTCTTCAAGAATGGCTTAAAACCAACAATAGCTGTCCTCTTTGTAGGGATAAGTTACCAAATAAATTGGAAACTGAAAATAATGGGGCAAGATATATTACCATAACTTTACCCAATTTGGCTAGGATAATTGGTATCAGTAGGCCGctaattcaaaatttcaacaaccGACAAATGACTTTTACATTGTCAGATGATCAAGACAGTGTTCCTAATGATATCGTTATTGATACCAGAAGCCCGTTTCCCAATACGTCTAATACCGCACCAACTCTTGATATTCCAGAGAGGTCTCCACAAATAGGGGAAACCAATTCCACCAATTCAGCTGGTGGCAATAACGGAAATACCCCAAATAACGGGCAATCTCTTCTTAACTTTATACGTGATGtcatttcatcatttgcaCCTAGAAACACCTCAGGTAATGGTAGGGTGACACAACATACTCCTAGACCTTTTAGGAGTGTTTCTAGAACGCCACCTCAATTCGGTGGAATATTCCCACCATTAGGTGTCGAGTCTCGACGTACCGCAAATGGAGTTGAAACCAGGGAGTTATCTTCATTAGATAATTCGTCAACAGTGTCGATGGCAGAACGTGTTCGGGAAGCAACTCGCCCAGGTGATTCTAACGAAGAAGGAACCAATTTTCAACATGAACACGCTAGTGGCGTTCGACCTTCTAATGACAACAGTAGTACCGACACAAACACTGGTACTAATCCATAA
- a CDS encoding uncharacterized protein (PKUD0A03130; similar to Saccharomyces cerevisiae YKL090W (CUE2); ancestral locus Anc_2.494) encodes MADLELTESLLKASELFPDVPIHHISHVLQVSNDNLDTAIEQLLNYDLIKENIANSADPDLSEKGNIGHREYIFPKDVGESSAERGDQSSYETAKGFKKENSEGGTKKTINNELELIKLEQIIERIEMQDYVMDLLGIEESNRDLVDWFLEQNKFDKLNSICDIMLNLNPELPPNRQSRLSFAKTSLNDIVPRNLLAKGSTSMSDLIKGDQQNAPISQFNLYWDEIKGFIKSNPELDLPDKFYMLCINWFQNDVAKVIHLAVELNTCFVKCKSKNPRKKRDQKVLDWAQVTYALNTPNHGKSHEIDSTEWNVLKPSLQDLSLRADSPKTLESLEQKARNLKNVRNVTNDKHLKAYYSNSIRDTKHKIRQHKDYVQISEVSSRVERAKTSHCIDFHDLTVQNAMTALEQVLTYWWDLEMHNRNISNTKFELVNVQHVPPFKIVTGRGLHSSGGIPKIKNATIKYLQLHKYKFEENASSIQVTGKRRI; translated from the coding sequence ATGGCTGACCTGGAGCTTACAGAATCCTTATTGAAAGCATCTGAGCTGTTTCCTGATGTACCGATACACCATATATCCCATGTTCTTCAGGTGTCTAATGATAATTTGGATACTGCAATAGAACAACTTTTGAATTACGATTtaataaaggaaaatatcGCAAATTCAGCAGACCCTGATCTCTCAGAAAAGGGGAATATTGGTCATAGAGAATACATATTTCCTAAGGATGTTGGGGAAAGTTCTGCCGAGAGGGGGGATCAGTCAAGTTACGAAACAGCTAAAGGCtttaaaaaggaaaactcAGAGGGGGGAAccaaaaaaacaatcaacAATGAGTTGGAACTCATTAAATTAGAGCAAATAATTGAAAGAATCGAAATGCAGGATTATGTTATGGATTTGTTAGGTATTGAAGAGTCAAATCGAGATCTTGTAGATTGGTTTTTGGAGCAGAATAAGTTTGACAAACTAAATAGTATATGTGATATTATGCTCAATCTCAATCCAGAACTGCCTCCTAACAGACAGTCCAGACTGAGTTTTGCTAAAACTTCATTGAATGATATAGTCCCTCGTAATTTGTTGGCAAAGGGATCAACTTCGATGTCAGATTTGATAAAAGGTGATCAGCAGAATGCTCCGATTTCACAATTTAACCTATATTGGGATGAGATTAAGGGGTTTATCAAGTCCAATCCAGAACTAGATTTACCAGATAAATTTTACATGCTATGCATTAACTGGTTTCAGAATGATGTGGCTAAAGTAATACATCTTGCAGTTGAATTGAATACATGTTTTGTGAAATGCAAATCAAAGAAtccaaggaaaaaaagggaTCAAAAAGTACTTGATTGGGCTCAAGTCACTTATGCTCTAAATACACCGAATCATGGTAAATCACACGAAATCGATAGCACAGAGTGGAATGTCCTAAAGCCATCTTTACAAGATTTATCTTTGAGGGCAGATTCACCGAAAACACTGGAAAGTCTTGAACAAAAAGCCAGAAATCTAAAGAATGTCCGTAATGTTACAAATGACAAACATCTTAAAGCCTATTACTCCAATTCAATTCGAGATACCAAACACAAAATAAGGCAGCACAAAGATTATGTTCAAATATCAGAAGTTAGTAGTAGGGTTGAGAGAGCCAAAACCTCACATTGCATTGACTTCCATGACTTAACTGTACAGAATGCTATGACTGCATTGGAACAAGTGCTCACCTATTGGTGGGACCTTGAAATGCATAACCGTAATATTTCCAATACGAAGTTTGAGCTGGTAAATGTTCAGCATGTTCCGCCCTTTAAAATTGTTACTGGAAGGGGTTTACATAGTAGTGGCGGTATACCGAAGATAAAGAATGCTACAATTAAATACTTGCAGTTGCACAAATACAAGTTCGAAGAAAATGCATCTAGCATTCAAGTGACTGGCAAGCGCAGAATATGA
- a CDS encoding uncharacterized protein (PKUD0A03120; similar to Saccharomyces cerevisiae YBR122C (MRPL36); ancestral locus Anc_3.383) gives MFATTFFSKTALNTNTVPQIRGYAGRVQIQSALPKRPLKKIRVGKARPAIYFKFNTQVELSDGSVITRRSQYPKDQLRMITDQRNTPLYNPSKPDASLLDAESKGKLNKFKSKFASFDQSGKSAEEVEKEAKKAEEERLLRLKTGNITQKTEKDTDDLLDILSESYEEVKLGGNLAQKEKRKK, from the coding sequence ATGTTTGCCACAacatttttctctaaaaCTGCATTAAATACCAACACAGTACCGCAAATTAGAGGCTATGCTGGTCGTGTTCAGATTCAGTCTGCTCTTCCTAAAAGaccattgaaaaagattaGAGTCGGTAAAGCCAGACCAGCTATATATTTTAAGTTCAATACACAGGTGGAGCTTTCAGATGGCTCAGTTATAACCAGAAGATCCCAGTACCCTAAGGATCAATTGAGGATGATTACtgatcaaagaaatacTCCGCTGTACAACCCATCCAAGCCAGACGCAAGTTTATTGGATGCAGAATCCAAGGGTAAGTTGAACAAGTTCAAGAGTAAGTTCGCATCTTTCGATCAGTCCGGTAAATCGGCTGAAGAGGTTGAAAAGGAGGCTAAGAAGGCCGAAGAGGAGAGACTcttgagattgaaaacGGGTAATATCACTCAGAAGACTGAAAAAGATACAGATGAtttattggatattttATCTGAAAGCTACGAGGAAGTCAAACTAGGTGGTAACCTAGCCcaaaaggagaagaggaagaaatag
- a CDS encoding uncharacterized protein (PKUD0A03150; similar to Saccharomyces cerevisiae YLR088W (GAA1); ancestral locus Anc_8.261), with the protein MALLEVIQRKLVRTGSLNKLTRILPRVSFFMTISAVIFLLQLALDGQYRHTYISENAMMPGQAHTFFRESEWNFVRGYRNEVVNMMNYSLNEKTKAVEELLISMGYKTNILEYTDPSTGEVKPTLYAIYHVPKGDDTEAMVLATPWNATDGRLNVGALSLTLGLARYFRRMSIWAKNIIIVFPQDGGDALRHWVDAYHTSLENTAGSIESAIVLDNPSSRDHIGYIELEYAGVNGQLPNLDYVNTIVQVAENEGIKVSLNHTPFGQLWTNDFYSRVVALIGGIFDIAGSGIKDFGNAQAFSGWNIQAVTLRAKEGDRNDITSLGRIVESTFRSVNNLLEKFHQSYFFYLLLGPKTFVSIGMYLPAGALTAASFLVASLNAWISGNNTSIDVTSNLKKSLSFKTSQLIYAILTIVILIFSFAIYAYKTTICQNPEDLVYRYFVIPFFIVSLLPLLPIRVRISSDFSRALSMGALFYMGYMLVGLMILNFPLSLILGIITSPLNFVKYSEKMGWRRKLMNTTFLITSCPSVWLIIFGVLQHTHFPLDDVRNLFQYFEYPLLQTEIQKVLDFIESVSLSFWMEGPVELFVGLTQAYKRVQCWTWYYTCLTWFPVWTCLAIVGSFDVYPDTVNVEMDRIKKDQ; encoded by the coding sequence ATGGCATTACTAGAGGTGATACAACGGAAATTGGTCCGGACCGGATCATTGAACAAATTAACAAGAATCTTACCCAGAGTATCATTTTTTATGACGATTTCTGCCGTTATTTTCTTACTACAATTAGCATTGGATGGCCAATATAGACATACATATATTAGTGAAAATGCAATGATGCCAGGACAAGCACATACATTTTTCAGGGAGAGTGAATGGAATTTTGTGAGAGGATACAGGAATGAAGTTGTTAACATGATGAACTATTCTTTGAACGAGAAGACCAAAGCTGTTGAGGAGTTACTAATTAGTATGGGGTATAAAACGAATATTCTTGAATATACTGATCCATCTACAGGTGAAGTAAAACCTACACTCTATGCTATATACCACGTTCCTAAAGGTGACGATACCGAGGCGATGGTTTTGGCGACCCCTTGGAACGCAACGGATGGTCGACTAAATGTTGGTGCATTGTCATTAACTCTAGGATTGGCTAGATACTTTCGCAGGATGTCTATCTGGGCAAAgaatattattattgtttttcCACAAGATGGCGGTGATGCCCTAAGACATTGGGTGGATGCATACCATACATCGTTAGAGAACACAGCTGGCTCGATTGAATCAGCTATCGTCTTGGATAATCCATCATCAAGGGACCATATAGGGTATATCGAGCTGGAGTATGCTGGAGTTAATGGCCAATTGCCAAATTTGGATTATGTGAATACTATAGTCCAAGTTGCAGAAAATGAAGGGATAAAAGTAAGCTTGAACCATACGCCTTTTGGCCAATTATGGACGAACGACTTTTATTCTCGAGTTGTTGCCTTGATTGGCGGtatatttgatattgcAGGCTCCGGCATAAAAGACTTTGGTAATGCACAAGCCTTCAGTGGATGGAATATTCAAGCTGTCACTTTAAGAGCCAAAGAAGGAGATAGAAACGACATAACATCCTTAGGACGTATCGTTGAAAGTACGTTTAGAAGTGTAAATAatttacttgaaaaatttcatcagaGTTACTTCTTTTATTTACTATTGGGGCCTAAGACATTTGTTTCTATCGGAATGTATTTACCTGCCGGTGCTTTGACAGCAGCATCATTTTTAGTTGCATCTCTAAATGCTTGGATAAGTGGTAACAACACATCAATTGATGTTACTTCCAATCTTAAGAAATCATTATCTTTCAAGACCTCACAATTAATATATGcaattttgacaattgtTATTCTAATCTTCTCATTTGCAATCTATGCTTACAAGACTACAATATGCCAGAATCCTGAAGATTTAGTTTATAGATATTTTGTTATACCGTTTTTCATTGTATCATTGCTACCATTGCTACCAATAAGGGTTAGAATCAGTTCGGATTTCTCACGTGCTTTGAGTATGGGGGCATTGTTTTATATGGGATATATGCTAGTTGGACTTATGATTCTGAATTTTCCATTATCCTTAATTCTCGGCATAATAACATCACCATTGAACTTTGTCAAATATTCTGAGAAGATGGGATGGAGAaggaaattgatgaatacTACCTTTTTAATTACTAGTTGCCCTAGTGTTTGGttgattatttttggaGTTTTACAACATACACACTTTCCACTCGATGATGTTCGTAATTTATTTCAATACTTCGAATATCCGTTATTGCAAACggaaattcaaaaagtCTTAGATTTCATTGAAAGTGTCAGTCTATCATTTTGGATGGAAGGCCCCGTTGAGCTTTTTGTTGGATTGACTCAAGCCTACAAAAGAGTTCAGTGTTGGACATGGTATTATACTTGCCTGACGTGGTTTCCTGTTTGGACATGTCTTGCTATTGTGGGCTCATTCGATGTTTATCCCGATACAGTTAACGTGGAAATGGACAGAATCAAAAAAGACCAGTAA